The following are encoded together in the Pseudodesulfovibrio indicus genome:
- the ffh gene encoding signal recognition particle protein translates to MFESLQERLGAAFSKLGGKKTLDENNIKEGLREVRLALLEADVNFKVVKQFVDQVKERALGDEVLKGLEPGQHFIKIVNEELIELLGGEQKDLDLKASAALQATGQRPQRSRSKDLDLKAKPLKLMMVGLQGSGKTTSSGKIALFLRKQHAKKPYLVPADVYRPAAIDQLNTLAKQLDVPVYPSTTDMNPVDICKDALKKAEELGCDLVLFDTAGRLHIDEKLMDELENIKRECRPQEILFVADAMTGQDAVTVAESFNEKLGITGVVLTKMDGDARGGAALSIKTVTGRSVKFVGVGEKLSDLELFHPDRIASRILGMGDMMTLIEKAQSQIDEDEAKALAEKMAKAEFDFEDFLGHMKKLKKLGSMEGLLKMIPGMGNIMKQLGDNALPEDEMKRTEAIISSMTIKERRQPDLLKSASRKDRIARGSGVKVAEVNALIKNFKQMSKVMQSMMGGGKKKGKFGLPKLPGLGGGGMPDMSALGGGMPGMPGMPGMPGMPGMEEDGAKRTISKKTLKERNKKKLNKKKNKKKKKK, encoded by the coding sequence TTGTTCGAGAGCCTGCAAGAAAGACTCGGCGCCGCCTTCTCCAAGTTGGGCGGCAAAAAGACCCTTGACGAGAACAATATCAAGGAGGGTCTGAGGGAGGTGCGTCTCGCGCTCCTGGAGGCCGACGTCAACTTCAAGGTGGTCAAGCAGTTCGTTGACCAGGTCAAGGAACGCGCTCTCGGCGACGAGGTTCTGAAGGGCCTGGAGCCCGGCCAGCACTTCATCAAGATCGTCAACGAGGAGCTCATCGAGCTGCTCGGGGGCGAGCAGAAGGACCTGGACCTCAAGGCAAGCGCTGCGCTGCAGGCAACTGGGCAGCGACCTCAGAGATCGCGCTCGAAGGACCTGGACCTCAAGGCCAAGCCGCTGAAGCTGATGATGGTCGGCCTGCAGGGTTCGGGCAAGACCACCTCCTCGGGCAAGATCGCGCTCTTCCTGCGCAAGCAGCACGCCAAGAAGCCGTACCTGGTCCCGGCGGACGTCTACCGCCCGGCGGCCATCGACCAGCTGAACACCCTGGCCAAACAGCTCGACGTGCCGGTCTACCCGTCCACCACGGACATGAACCCGGTGGACATCTGCAAGGACGCGCTCAAGAAGGCCGAGGAGCTGGGCTGCGACCTGGTGCTCTTCGACACCGCGGGCCGGCTGCACATCGACGAGAAGTTGATGGACGAGCTTGAGAACATCAAGCGCGAGTGTCGGCCGCAGGAAATTTTGTTCGTGGCCGACGCCATGACCGGCCAGGACGCGGTGACCGTGGCCGAGAGCTTCAACGAGAAGCTCGGCATCACCGGCGTGGTCCTGACCAAGATGGACGGCGACGCCCGAGGCGGCGCGGCCCTGTCCATCAAGACCGTCACCGGACGGTCGGTCAAGTTCGTGGGCGTGGGCGAGAAGCTGTCCGACCTGGAGCTGTTCCACCCGGACCGCATCGCGTCGCGCATCCTCGGCATGGGCGACATGATGACCCTCATCGAGAAGGCCCAGAGCCAGATCGACGAGGACGAGGCCAAGGCGCTGGCCGAGAAGATGGCCAAGGCGGAGTTCGATTTCGAGGACTTCCTGGGCCACATGAAGAAGCTCAAGAAGCTCGGCTCCATGGAGGGGCTGCTCAAGATGATTCCCGGCATGGGCAACATCATGAAGCAGCTGGGCGACAACGCCCTGCCCGAGGACGAGATGAAGCGCACCGAGGCGATCATCTCCTCCATGACCATCAAGGAGCGCCGCCAGCCCGACCTGCTCAAGAGCGCGTCCCGCAAGGACCGCATCGCCAGGGGCTCCGGCGTCAAGGTCGCCGAGGTCAACGCGCTCATCAAGAATTTCAAGCAGATGAGCAAGGTCATGCAGTCCATGATGGGCGGCGGCAAGAAGAAGGGCAAGTTCGGCCTGCCCAAGCTTCCCGGACTGGGCGGCGGCGGAATGCCCGACATGTCCGCCCTGGGCGGCGGCATGCCCGGAATGCCGGGAATGCCCGGTATGCCCGGTATGCCCGGCATGGAGGAGGACGGCGCCAAGCGGACCATCTCCAAGAAGACGCTCAAAGAGCGCAACAAGAAAAAGCTGAACAAAAAGAAGAACAAGAAAAAGAAGAAAAAGTAG
- the rpsP gene encoding 30S ribosomal protein S16 → MAMKIRLSRMGSKKRPFYRVVALDSAVRRDGRPVEFLGHYNPMVEPNDIQLDMDKISKWLEKGAEPSNTVRSLLKKAGK, encoded by the coding sequence ATGGCTATGAAAATCAGACTGTCCCGTATGGGTTCCAAGAAGCGTCCCTTTTACCGCGTGGTGGCTCTCGACAGCGCCGTGCGCCGCGACGGACGCCCGGTCGAATTCCTGGGACACTACAATCCCATGGTCGAGCCGAACGACATCCAGCTCGATATGGACAAGATCAGCAAGTGGCTTGAAAAGGGCGCTGAGCCCAGCAATACGGTTCGTTCTCTGCTGAAGAAAGCCGGCAAATAG
- a CDS encoding KH domain-containing protein translates to MLKEMIEYIAKSLVDNPDEVHVSEVEGEQTSVIELKVAKEDLGKVIGKQGRTARAMRTLLGAASTKARKRSVLEILE, encoded by the coding sequence ATGTTGAAAGAGATGATCGAGTACATTGCCAAGTCCCTGGTGGACAACCCGGACGAAGTGCATGTTTCTGAAGTCGAAGGCGAGCAGACCTCGGTAATAGAGCTGAAGGTGGCCAAGGAAGACCTCGGCAAGGTGATCGGCAAGCAGGGACGCACGGCGAGAGCCATGCGCACGCTGCTCGGAGCCGCCTCCACCAAGGCCCGGAAACGGTCCGTGCTGGAGATCCTCGAGTAG
- the rimM gene encoding ribosome maturation factor RimM (Essential for efficient processing of 16S rRNA) has product MKKEPGFIPVGGVVKAHGIRGEFGIRSYADSPALFDAVPALFLSDGKGRPRPIEIASWRPHKELILMTSPQVTDRDQAEALRGRELLVREQDLPELEDGELYLHELIGCRVVLTDGSPVGELTGFYETGEQDTWVIVNEAGVEILLPAVPEFVLDVDLDSETIVIEPPEGLLDLYLSPPPEKPAKPKKPRPPRAKKPQAS; this is encoded by the coding sequence ATGAAGAAAGAGCCCGGTTTCATCCCCGTGGGCGGGGTGGTCAAGGCGCACGGAATTCGAGGGGAGTTCGGCATACGAAGCTATGCGGACTCCCCGGCCCTTTTCGACGCGGTCCCGGCCCTGTTCCTGTCCGACGGCAAGGGGCGCCCCAGGCCCATCGAGATCGCTTCCTGGCGTCCGCACAAGGAGCTCATCCTGATGACCTCGCCCCAGGTGACCGACCGCGACCAGGCCGAGGCCCTTCGCGGCCGCGAACTGCTGGTGCGCGAACAGGACCTGCCCGAGTTGGAGGACGGCGAGCTTTACCTCCACGAACTCATCGGCTGCCGCGTGGTCCTGACCGACGGGTCTCCGGTGGGCGAGCTGACCGGGTTCTACGAGACCGGCGAACAGGATACCTGGGTCATCGTCAACGAGGCTGGGGTCGAGATCCTGCTGCCCGCCGTGCCGGAGTTCGTCCTGGACGTGGACCTGGACTCGGAGACCATCGTCATCGAGCCGCCCGAGGGGCTGCTGGACCTGTACCTCTCCCCGCCGCCGGAAAAGCCCGCAAAGCCGAAGAAACCCAGGCCGCCCCGCGCGAAAAAGCCGCAAGCCTCATGA
- the rplS gene encoding 50S ribosomal protein L19, with amino-acid sequence MDIIKKIESEHIRLDMPEFKAGDTVKVHYRIIEGEKERIQVFQGAVLRRRRGTTNSTFTVRKISDGVGVERVFPMNSPFIDRVEIVSEGKVRRSRIYYLRNLRGKAARIKSKQIWE; translated from the coding sequence ATGGACATCATCAAGAAAATCGAATCCGAACACATTCGTTTGGACATGCCCGAATTCAAGGCCGGCGACACCGTCAAGGTGCACTACCGGATCATCGAGGGCGAAAAAGAGCGCATCCAGGTCTTCCAGGGCGCGGTCCTGCGTCGCCGCCGCGGCACCACCAACTCCACCTTCACCGTGCGCAAGATTTCCGACGGCGTGGGCGTGGAGCGCGTGTTCCCCATGAACTCCCCGTTCATCGACCGCGTGGAAATCGTCTCCGAGGGCAAGGTCCGCCGCTCGCGCATCTACTACCTGCGCAATCTGCGCGGTAAGGCCGCCCGCATCAAGTCCAAGCAGATCTGGGAGTAA
- the smpB gene encoding SsrA-binding protein SmpB, which yields MAKKKNKTLSPDTIAVNKQARRLYEILETFEAGISLVGSEVKSLRGGQVSFKDGYVGFRDGSAFLLGVHIAPYDKTGAYDQHDPERPRRLLLHKQEIATLQAKTEQKGLTVVPMKMYFSRGKVKVQVGLGRGKNVHSKKQDLKERDISRDTQRQLAAYK from the coding sequence ATGGCAAAAAAGAAAAACAAGACCCTCTCCCCGGACACCATCGCGGTCAACAAGCAGGCCCGCCGCCTCTACGAGATCCTCGAGACCTTCGAGGCGGGCATCTCCCTGGTCGGCTCCGAGGTCAAGTCCCTGCGCGGCGGCCAGGTATCCTTCAAGGACGGCTACGTCGGCTTCCGCGACGGCTCCGCCTTTCTGCTCGGCGTGCACATCGCGCCCTACGACAAGACCGGGGCATACGACCAGCACGACCCCGAGCGGCCCCGCCGCCTCCTGCTCCACAAGCAGGAGATCGCGACCCTCCAGGCCAAGACCGAACAGAAGGGCCTGACCGTGGTGCCCATGAAGATGTACTTCAGCCGCGGCAAGGTGAAGGTCCAGGTCGGCCTGGGGCGCGGCAAGAACGTCCACTCCAAGAAGCAGGACCTCAAGGAACGCGACATCTCCCGCGACACCCAGCGCCAGCTGGCCGCGTACAAGTAG
- the ptsP gene encoding phosphoenolpyruvate--protein phosphotransferase, with protein sequence MADAILTGIPVATGIAIGKAFFVNRNHMANLPRQIVASEDMPAEIERLHAAFKDVEKELTVIRAQVPEELKSHGSLIDTHLMMLKDPKLSGASEKYITSLGLNAAWALEKAVSDQEAAFEAIKDQYIRERMQDVRVVADKVLTKLMGVHTDLSAISGRAIIMAHDLTPADTVELQVDKIMAFATVRGGKTSHTGIMARSLGIPALVGVGRLEDSVHDGDLVIIDGLTGKIVVNPTEHELADYNERAALFEDYTRKIKRHCQMPAETFDGSRVMVYANIELVEEVAAVIDNGGEGVGLYRTEYAYLNRTTLPTEDELAEKYIDLAAIMAPRKVVFRTLDLGSDKFISTFGELNETNPAMGLRAIRFCLKNPQLFKTQLRAILRASAYGNVSLMFPMISGVKEVRQAKAWLAQAKAELRREGVDYDPDMPIGTMIELPAAVLIAEFLAHEVDFFSIGTNDLIQYSIGVDRTNRHVSYLYQPLHPATLRAIKLVVDAAHQAGIEVSLCGEVASDPFCVPILLGMGIDSISMTPQAIPGIKRIIRQTNMHDCRQLLKGVLECRTVSRINNLVMDNIFKHFPEEVTFFSSLLENDELPS encoded by the coding sequence ATGGCAGACGCGATCCTCACGGGCATACCGGTTGCCACCGGCATTGCCATCGGCAAGGCCTTTTTCGTCAACCGGAACCACATGGCGAACCTGCCCCGGCAGATCGTCGCCTCCGAGGACATGCCTGCGGAGATCGAGCGCCTCCACGCGGCCTTCAAGGACGTGGAAAAGGAGCTGACCGTCATCCGCGCCCAGGTGCCCGAGGAACTCAAGAGCCACGGCTCGCTCATCGACACCCACCTGATGATGCTCAAGGACCCCAAGCTCTCCGGGGCCTCCGAAAAATACATCACCTCCCTCGGCCTGAATGCGGCCTGGGCGCTGGAAAAGGCCGTCTCCGACCAGGAGGCCGCCTTCGAGGCCATCAAGGACCAGTACATCCGCGAGCGCATGCAGGACGTGCGCGTGGTGGCGGACAAGGTGCTGACCAAGCTCATGGGCGTACACACCGACCTGTCCGCCATCTCCGGGCGGGCCATCATCATGGCCCACGACCTGACCCCGGCGGACACCGTCGAGCTCCAGGTGGACAAGATCATGGCCTTTGCCACCGTGCGCGGCGGCAAGACCTCGCACACCGGCATCATGGCCCGGTCGCTCGGCATCCCCGCCCTGGTCGGCGTGGGCCGCCTGGAGGACTCGGTCCACGACGGCGACCTGGTGATCATCGACGGGCTGACCGGCAAGATCGTGGTCAACCCCACCGAGCACGAGCTGGCCGACTACAATGAGCGGGCCGCCCTGTTCGAGGACTACACCCGCAAGATCAAGCGCCACTGCCAGATGCCCGCCGAGACCTTCGACGGGTCGCGGGTCATGGTCTACGCCAACATCGAGCTGGTGGAGGAGGTGGCCGCGGTCATCGACAACGGCGGCGAGGGCGTGGGGCTGTACCGCACCGAGTACGCCTATCTGAACCGGACCACCCTGCCCACCGAGGACGAGCTGGCCGAGAAGTACATCGACCTGGCGGCCATCATGGCCCCGCGCAAGGTGGTCTTCCGCACCCTGGACCTGGGCAGCGACAAATTCATCTCCACCTTCGGCGAGCTGAACGAGACCAACCCGGCCATGGGGCTGCGGGCCATCCGCTTCTGCCTCAAGAACCCCCAGCTGTTCAAGACCCAGCTGCGCGCCATCCTGCGCGCCTCGGCCTACGGCAACGTGTCGCTCATGTTCCCCATGATCTCCGGCGTGAAGGAGGTCCGCCAGGCCAAGGCGTGGCTGGCCCAGGCCAAGGCCGAGCTGCGCCGCGAGGGCGTGGACTACGACCCGGACATGCCCATCGGGACCATGATCGAGCTGCCCGCCGCCGTGCTCATCGCCGAGTTCCTGGCCCACGAGGTGGACTTCTTCTCCATCGGCACCAACGACCTGATCCAGTACTCCATCGGCGTGGACCGCACCAACCGGCACGTGTCCTACCTGTACCAGCCGCTGCACCCGGCCACCCTGCGGGCCATCAAATTGGTGGTTGACGCCGCGCACCAGGCGGGCATAGAAGTGTCGCTCTGCGGTGAGGTGGCGTCCGACCCGTTCTGCGTACCCATCCTGCTCGGCATGGGCATCGATTCCATCTCCATGACCCCGCAGGCCATTCCCGGCATAAAGCGGATCATCCGGCAGACCAACATGCACGACTGCCGCCAGCTCCTCAAGGGCGTCCTGGAGTGCCGCACGGTCAGCCGCATCAACAACCTGGTGATGGACAACATCTTCAAGCATTTCCCGGAGGAAGTGACCTTCTTCTCCTCGCTCCTCGAAAACGACGAGCTGCCCAGCTAG
- a CDS encoding HPr family phosphocarrier protein produces the protein MTDDITTTGGAEEYLSRKVVVASDNGLHARPAGRLAQEAQAFEADISLALDGQTVDAKSILDILTLAAGPGNVLEIRASGADAEAALERLESLFLNKFEGA, from the coding sequence ATGACGGACGACATCACCACGACAGGCGGGGCCGAGGAATACCTATCCCGGAAAGTCGTCGTCGCCTCCGACAACGGGCTGCACGCGCGGCCCGCGGGGCGGCTCGCCCAGGAGGCGCAGGCGTTCGAGGCGGACATCTCTCTGGCCCTGGATGGCCAGACGGTGGACGCCAAGTCCATCCTCGACATCCTGACCCTGGCCGCAGGACCGGGCAACGTCCTGGAGATCCGCGCATCGGGCGCGGACGCCGAGGCCGCCCTGGAGCGACTCGAATCGCTGTTCCTGAACAAATTCGAAGGGGCTTAG
- a CDS encoding PTS system mannose/fructose/sorbose family transporter subunit IID — protein sequence MAHGLSRIHADTRTMAFLRSFLRCYLTGAAFNTRGMQNIGLMYAMLPGLRAIHKDRRELRTALKRYARHYQSHPFWTPCMVGILLNVETTISAGHFPPAMLAKVRDTTSYTLSAIGDSVFAGSLLIFWALLTICLLLSGNPAAAFALGLAMLLGLQVFRAYTFTCGVRQGFKFLERLKRWDLINWGRRVKYANAALLLWLWILIWPRPYRWWEMLIGVAALMFFARYVRTGLLSRVLAVAVFVGFIELFPWIEATARNGFGL from the coding sequence ATGGCCCACGGACTCTCCCGCATCCACGCCGACACCCGGACGATGGCCTTCCTGCGCAGCTTCCTGCGCTGCTATCTGACGGGCGCGGCGTTCAACACGCGCGGCATGCAGAACATCGGCCTGATGTACGCCATGCTGCCCGGGCTGCGGGCCATCCACAAGGACCGCCGGGAGCTGCGCACCGCGCTGAAGCGGTACGCCCGCCACTACCAGTCCCACCCGTTCTGGACCCCGTGCATGGTCGGCATCCTGCTCAACGTGGAGACGACCATCTCCGCCGGGCATTTCCCGCCCGCCATGCTGGCCAAGGTGCGCGACACCACCAGCTACACCCTGTCCGCCATCGGCGATTCGGTGTTCGCGGGCAGCCTGCTGATCTTCTGGGCGCTCCTGACCATCTGCCTGCTGCTCTCGGGCAACCCGGCGGCAGCCTTTGCCCTCGGGCTGGCCATGCTCCTGGGATTGCAGGTGTTCCGCGCCTACACCTTCACCTGCGGCGTCCGCCAGGGGTTCAAGTTCCTGGAGCGGCTCAAGCGCTGGGACCTGATCAACTGGGGCCGCAGGGTCAAGTACGCCAACGCCGCGCTCCTGCTCTGGCTCTGGATACTCATCTGGCCGCGCCCCTACCGCTGGTGGGAGATGCTCATCGGCGTGGCCGCCCTGATGTTTTTCGCGCGCTACGTGCGCACCGGGCTGCTTTCCCGCGTGCTGGCCGTGGCCGTATTCGTCGGGTTCATCGAATTGTTTCCCTGGATCGAGGCAACGGCCAGAAACGGATTTGGCTTGTGA
- a CDS encoding biotin transporter BioY — MNDSPLSDIHRLVWTALMAALIAAGAYANLPIGPVPVSMQTFFVTLAGFVLGPRRGALAVGLYLLAGTAGLPVFAGGKSGLGHLLGPTGGFLVGFMVMALVSGLARTASGVTWARGFVFGILGMAALFAMGLVWLKFSLDLTWSRAWYAGVAPFLLWGLVKTGMAVAVGRVLARARLMPANA, encoded by the coding sequence ATGAACGATTCGCCTCTCTCCGACATACACCGGCTGGTCTGGACCGCGCTCATGGCCGCGCTCATCGCTGCCGGGGCCTACGCCAACCTGCCCATCGGCCCGGTGCCCGTGTCCATGCAGACCTTTTTCGTCACCCTGGCCGGGTTCGTGCTCGGCCCCCGTCGGGGCGCGCTGGCCGTGGGCCTTTATCTACTGGCCGGGACTGCGGGGCTGCCCGTGTTCGCGGGCGGCAAGTCCGGCCTGGGCCATCTGCTCGGCCCCACAGGCGGGTTCCTCGTCGGGTTCATGGTCATGGCCCTGGTCTCCGGCCTGGCGCGCACCGCGTCCGGCGTGACCTGGGCGCGCGGCTTCGTCTTCGGCATCCTGGGCATGGCCGCCCTGTTCGCCATGGGCCTGGTCTGGCTCAAATTCTCCCTAGACCTGACCTGGTCCCGGGCATGGTACGCGGGCGTGGCCCCGTTCCTGCTCTGGGGACTGGTCAAGACCGGCATGGCCGTGGCCGTGGGCCGCGTCCTGGCGCGCGCCCGGCTGATGCCCGCCAACGCATAG
- a CDS encoding biotin transporter BioY, producing the protein MADLRETGPLSDLHRLVWTALMAALIGAGAYLIVPIGPVPVSMQPFFIFLAGYLLGPRRAVLAMGLYLLAGTIGLPVFSGGKSGLAHLIGPTGGYLFGFLATALLCGLARTADGRLPWTRGLGAGLAGVGAAYVAGAAWLKTVLDLTWTKAAAVGILPFIPWDIIKVVAALACARYLVRLAIAPR; encoded by the coding sequence ATGGCCGACCTTCGCGAAACAGGCCCCCTCTCCGACCTGCACCGGCTGGTCTGGACCGCGCTCATGGCCGCCCTCATCGGGGCCGGAGCGTATCTCATCGTGCCCATCGGCCCGGTTCCGGTGTCCATGCAGCCGTTCTTCATCTTCCTGGCCGGGTACCTGCTCGGCCCCCGGCGCGCGGTGCTGGCCATGGGGTTGTACCTGCTGGCCGGGACCATCGGGCTGCCGGTCTTTTCCGGCGGCAAGTCCGGCCTGGCCCATCTCATCGGCCCCACGGGGGGCTACCTGTTCGGGTTCCTGGCCACGGCCCTGCTCTGCGGCCTGGCCCGCACCGCCGACGGGCGTCTGCCCTGGACGCGCGGCCTGGGTGCCGGGCTGGCGGGCGTGGGCGCGGCCTACGTCGCGGGCGCGGCCTGGCTCAAGACCGTCCTGGACCTGACCTGGACCAAGGCGGCGGCCGTGGGCATCCTGCCGTTCATCCCCTGGGACATCATCAAGGTCGTCGCGGCCCTGGCCTGCGCCCGGTATCTCGTCCGCCTGGCCATCGCGCCCCGCTGA
- the bioB gene encoding biotin synthase BioB, producing MSLKAISRAVLDGRAPSDSEIRYLIDLEPDRLPELLGHAHRIREARFGNAVGLCAIINAKSGTCSEDCAFCAQSGHHRANSPAHPLLDAGTIAEAAARAGEAGASRFGIVASGKLVGGCDLDGFERGVRAVAAAGLIPDLSPGILDRVQLARLKAAGLRGYHHNLETSATHFPKMCTTHAYAEDVDAVRAGLDAGLYVCSGGIFGIGETWDDRVELALLLGELGVPSVPINFLTPIPGTPLEDRAPLSPEEALRIVALYRFLLPDRQLRVCGGRPTVFGAARKAELLGAGASGLMIGDYLTTRGTDAASDLDDIRRAGQVPAKE from the coding sequence ATGAGCTTGAAGGCCATCTCCCGCGCGGTCCTCGACGGGCGCGCGCCCTCGGATTCCGAAATCCGCTACCTCATCGACCTGGAACCGGACCGGCTCCCGGAGCTGCTCGGTCACGCGCACCGCATCCGCGAGGCCCGCTTCGGCAACGCGGTCGGGCTGTGCGCCATCATCAACGCCAAATCCGGCACCTGTTCCGAGGACTGCGCCTTCTGCGCCCAGTCCGGCCACCATCGGGCGAACAGCCCTGCCCACCCCCTGCTGGACGCCGGGACCATCGCCGAGGCGGCGGCCCGCGCGGGCGAAGCCGGGGCCTCGCGCTTCGGCATCGTGGCCAGCGGCAAGCTGGTCGGGGGGTGCGACCTGGACGGATTCGAGCGCGGCGTGCGCGCGGTGGCCGCCGCCGGGCTGATCCCGGACCTCTCCCCCGGCATCCTCGACCGGGTCCAGCTGGCGCGCCTCAAGGCGGCGGGGCTGCGCGGCTACCATCACAACCTGGAGACCTCGGCCACCCATTTCCCCAAGATGTGCACGACCCACGCCTACGCCGAGGACGTGGACGCGGTCCGCGCCGGGCTGGACGCCGGGCTGTACGTCTGCTCGGGCGGCATCTTCGGCATCGGCGAGACCTGGGACGACCGGGTGGAGCTGGCCCTGCTCCTGGGCGAACTGGGCGTGCCTTCGGTGCCGATCAATTTCCTGACGCCCATTCCCGGCACCCCGCTGGAGGACCGCGCGCCCCTCTCCCCGGAGGAGGCCCTGCGCATCGTCGCCCTGTACCGGTTCCTGCTCCCGGACCGCCAGCTGCGCGTCTGCGGCGGACGGCCCACGGTGTTCGGCGCGGCGCGCAAGGCCGAGCTGCTCGGCGCGGGCGCGAGCGGGCTGATGATCGGCGACTACCTGACCACGCGCGGCACGGACGCCGCCTCGGATCTCGACGACATCCGCCGGGCCGGACAGGTCCCGGCAAAGGAGTGA
- the rsmI gene encoding 16S rRNA (cytidine(1402)-2'-O)-methyltransferase has product MSDTGTLFVVATPLGNADDLSPRARHTLTEADVVLAEDTRRAGLLFKRLGLERHGRLMSFFEHNEDKRLPKVLDFLEQGLDVALISDAGTPLLSDPGFTLVRACREAAIPVKPVPGPSAPVTALSASGLPPLPYTFLGFPPRKKSQTEKLFEAHRATGATLVFFERKDRLKGTLSIARDVLGDRDFCVARELTKEYEEFLHGRLAGLDGFDFELRGELTVIIGPGGDEGDADEGAVLKLIEEESAAGGKPKEIARRVADRAPGWTAKTVYALMRD; this is encoded by the coding sequence ATGAGCGACACCGGCACTCTCTTCGTGGTGGCCACCCCCCTGGGCAACGCGGACGACCTCTCCCCGAGGGCGCGCCACACCCTGACCGAGGCGGACGTGGTCCTGGCCGAGGACACCCGGCGGGCCGGGCTGCTCTTCAAAAGACTGGGGCTCGAGCGCCACGGGCGGCTGATGTCCTTCTTCGAGCACAACGAGGACAAGCGGCTGCCCAAGGTCCTCGACTTCCTGGAGCAGGGGCTCGACGTGGCCCTGATCTCGGACGCAGGCACCCCGTTGCTCTCGGACCCCGGCTTCACCCTGGTCCGCGCCTGCCGCGAGGCCGCAATCCCGGTCAAGCCCGTGCCCGGCCCCAGCGCGCCGGTCACGGCCCTGTCCGCCTCCGGGCTGCCGCCCCTGCCCTACACCTTCCTGGGTTTCCCCCCGCGCAAGAAGTCCCAGACCGAGAAGCTGTTCGAGGCCCACCGCGCCACCGGGGCCACCCTGGTCTTCTTCGAGCGCAAGGACCGGCTCAAGGGCACGCTGTCCATCGCCCGCGACGTCCTGGGCGACCGCGACTTCTGCGTGGCCCGCGAGCTGACCAAGGAGTACGAGGAATTTTTGCACGGCAGGTTGGCCGGGCTGGACGGGTTCGACTTCGAGCTGCGCGGCGAGCTGACCGTGATCATCGGTCCGGGCGGGGATGAGGGCGACGCGGACGAGGGAGCGGTCCTCAAACTCATCGAGGAGGAGTCCGCAGCGGGCGGCAAGCCCAAGGAGATCGCCCGCCGCGTGGCGGACCGCGCTCCCGGCTGGACCGCCAAGACGGTCTACGCCCTGATGCGCGATTAG
- a CDS encoding YraN family protein, which translates to MCPSHGLLHTTHPQPADRRPRRGRGGADDPNRRTGDLGEDAAARYLETKGFRVLDRNWQHRQWELDLVCRDRDTVVFVEVKTRKAGAMGAPGEALTRAKRTRLIKAASHYLSEHGLWDEPCRFDLAAVTDTGSSLDVEHIENVFQSDGQLA; encoded by the coding sequence ATCTGCCCAAGCCATGGGCTTCTTCACACGACGCACCCCCAACCGGCGGACCGGCGACCTCGGCGAGGACGCGGCGGCGCGGACGACCCCAACCGGCGGACCGGCGACCTCGGCGAGGACGCGGCGGCGCGGTATCTCGAGACCAAGGGGTTCCGGGTGCTCGACCGCAACTGGCAGCACCGCCAATGGGAGCTGGACCTGGTCTGCCGCGACCGCGACACCGTGGTCTTCGTGGAGGTCAAGACGCGCAAAGCCGGGGCCATGGGCGCGCCCGGCGAGGCCCTGACCCGCGCCAAACGGACCCGCCTGATCAAGGCGGCCAGCCACTACCTGAGCGAGCACGGGCTGTGGGACGAGCCGTGCCGGTTCGACCTGGCCGCGGTCACGGACACCGGCTCCTCACTGGACGTGGAGCACATCGAAAACGTTTTTCAGTCGGACGGACAACTGGCATGA